A portion of the Deltaproteobacteria bacterium genome contains these proteins:
- a CDS encoding thioredoxin domain-containing protein, which translates to MNRLADETSAYLRQHMHNPVDWFAWGEPARSAAAARDVPMLVSIGYSACHWCHVMERESFEDPATAEVMNRLFVNVKVDREERPDVDRIYMDFLVRTAGHGGWPLTAFCTPEGRPFYAGTYFPPERRHGLPAFRELLQAIAEAWRARRDEIERSAAEAVAGLARRPSGVASEPPGVASLRQAATRLLAGADTDHGGFGGAPKFPTPTSHEALLAAADVLPAEAARAALGHVVASCREMARRGLFDHVGGGFHRYCVDANWTVPHFEKMLYDQGQLLRVYAEAWRRSGGADDDLAWPIRETVAWLRREMAAPDGGWFASQDADSEGEEGRYYVWTPAQLADALGTERAATFAAAYGVTEAGNFEHGTSQLVDVARAPRARFAAEREALRVARAKRVPPGTDRKRVASWNAWLISGLVRAGSLLGERAEPGGRAGSPDGARPSDAGLLADAAAGAAFVLAKMRDERGRLLHVYDEGRARVLGFLEDVAGMLEATLDLYRATGEPPWLAHALALAEDLVARFWDAGEAELFLAPADGERLVHRPRAEPDGATPHAAGTAALGLLRAAALAGRRDWEQVVERVLRAHAFPIERAPEAYPTLARAAALAERGVSVAVVVGGDGGACRALAERARRVLAPEDAVVSVAPGAPPPAGLDPGWLAGRTPQGGATAWVCRGTSCSLPITDPEALTPLPSPSQPEAPAR; encoded by the coding sequence ATGAACCGGCTCGCCGACGAGACATCGGCCTATCTCCGCCAGCACATGCACAACCCCGTCGACTGGTTCGCGTGGGGGGAACCGGCGCGTTCGGCCGCGGCGGCGCGCGACGTCCCGATGCTGGTGTCGATCGGCTACAGCGCCTGCCACTGGTGCCACGTGATGGAGCGCGAGTCGTTCGAGGACCCGGCGACGGCCGAGGTGATGAACCGCCTCTTCGTGAACGTGAAGGTGGACCGCGAGGAGCGGCCCGACGTCGACCGCATCTACATGGACTTCCTGGTCCGCACCGCCGGGCACGGCGGCTGGCCGCTGACCGCCTTCTGCACGCCGGAGGGACGGCCCTTCTACGCGGGTACGTACTTTCCGCCCGAGCGGCGCCACGGGCTCCCGGCGTTTCGCGAGCTGCTCCAGGCGATCGCCGAGGCCTGGCGCGCGCGAAGGGACGAGATCGAGCGCAGCGCCGCGGAGGCGGTGGCGGGGCTGGCGCGGCGGCCTTCGGGGGTCGCGAGCGAGCCGCCCGGGGTCGCGAGCCTGCGCCAGGCCGCGACGCGCCTCCTGGCCGGCGCCGACACCGACCACGGTGGCTTCGGCGGCGCGCCGAAGTTCCCGACCCCGACCTCGCACGAGGCCCTGCTCGCCGCCGCCGACGTGCTGCCCGCCGAGGCGGCGCGCGCCGCGCTCGGCCACGTCGTCGCGAGCTGCCGCGAGATGGCGCGACGCGGCCTCTTCGACCACGTGGGCGGCGGCTTCCACCGCTACTGCGTCGACGCCAACTGGACCGTCCCGCACTTCGAGAAGATGCTCTACGACCAGGGCCAGCTCCTGCGGGTCTACGCCGAAGCGTGGCGGCGCTCGGGCGGTGCCGACGACGATCTCGCCTGGCCGATCCGCGAGACGGTCGCCTGGCTGCGCCGCGAGATGGCGGCGCCCGACGGCGGCTGGTTCGCCTCGCAGGATGCCGACAGCGAGGGCGAGGAGGGCCGCTACTACGTCTGGACGCCCGCGCAGCTCGCGGACGCGCTCGGCACCGAGCGCGCGGCCACCTTCGCCGCGGCCTACGGGGTCACGGAGGCGGGCAACTTCGAGCACGGCACGAGCCAGCTCGTCGACGTGGCGCGCGCGCCGCGCGCACGCTTCGCGGCCGAGCGCGAGGCCTTGAGGGTGGCGCGTGCGAAACGCGTGCCTCCCGGCACGGACCGCAAGCGGGTCGCGTCGTGGAACGCCTGGCTGATCTCGGGCCTGGTGCGGGCCGGGAGCCTGCTCGGCGAGCGCGCCGAGCCCGGGGGCCGAGCCGGGTCCCCGGACGGCGCCCGGCCTTCGGACGCGGGCCTGCTCGCCGACGCCGCCGCGGGCGCCGCCTTCGTGCTCGCGAAGATGCGCGACGAGCGCGGGCGGCTGCTCCACGTCTACGACGAGGGCCGCGCGCGCGTGCTGGGCTTCCTCGAGGACGTGGCGGGGATGCTCGAGGCGACGCTCGACCTCTACCGCGCCACCGGCGAGCCGCCCTGGCTCGCCCATGCGCTCGCGCTCGCCGAGGACCTCGTCGCCCGCTTCTGGGACGCCGGCGAGGCGGAGCTCTTCCTGGCGCCGGCCGACGGCGAGCGCCTCGTGCACCGCCCGCGTGCGGAGCCCGACGGTGCCACGCCGCACGCGGCCGGCACGGCGGCGCTCGGCCTCCTGCGCGCGGCCGCGCTCGCCGGCCGCCGCGACTGGGAGCAGGTGGTGGAGCGCGTCCTGCGCGCGCACGCCTTCCCGATCGAGCGCGCCCCCGAGGCCTACCCGACCCTCGCCCGCGCGGCGGCGCTCGCCGAGCGCGGCGTCTCGGTGGCCGTCGTCGTCGGCGGCGACGGCGGCGCGTGCCGCGCGCTGGCCGAGCGCGCGCGCCGCGTGCTCGCGCCGGAGGACGCGGTGGTGTCGGTGGCGCCCGGGGCGCCGCCGCCCGCGGGCCTCGACCCGGGCTGGCTCGCCGGGCGCACGCCGCAGGGCGGCGCCACCGCCTGGGTGTGCCGAGGCACGAGCTGCTCGCTACCCATCACCGATCCCGAAGCGCTCACCCCGCTCCCGTCCCCGTCCCAGCCGGAGGCCCCTGCCCGATGA
- a CDS encoding deoxyhypusine synthase family protein, producing the protein MTDPKHPPQHPPHPSAGAGSHGKLRALHGGHDDGLEPLRALDLGAAGSVDALVRGMAATAFGGRRLGEAADVLEAMVRDPACFRVLTLSGAMTIAKQGLVICEMIDRGWVQAVIATGALVTHGFVEGAGMLHFKHRASMDDEELFAKGYNRVYDTLELEQNLDDAEKIVNAVLEGLPEGVTLSSHLVTAALGRYLGAHSEGRAVLKSAVAHDVPVFIPAFTDSELGLDVAVYNRRRELQGRPRRPFDPFLDLEAYTDRVRRAERIGIFTIGGGVPRNWAQQVGPYLEISEKRLGLEEPVRRFQYGVRICPEPAHWGGLSGCTYSEGVSWGKFVPENEGGRFAEVLADATIAWPLVVRAVMERIDRERA; encoded by the coding sequence ATGACGGATCCGAAGCACCCGCCGCAGCACCCGCCGCACCCCAGCGCCGGCGCCGGCTCGCACGGCAAGCTGCGTGCGCTGCACGGCGGCCACGACGACGGCCTCGAGCCGCTGCGCGCGCTCGACCTCGGCGCCGCCGGCTCGGTCGACGCACTGGTGCGCGGCATGGCCGCGACCGCCTTCGGCGGCCGCCGGCTCGGGGAGGCCGCTGACGTGCTCGAGGCGATGGTGCGCGACCCCGCCTGCTTTCGCGTGCTCACGCTCTCGGGCGCCATGACGATCGCCAAGCAGGGCCTCGTGATCTGCGAGATGATCGACCGCGGCTGGGTGCAGGCGGTGATCGCGACCGGGGCGCTCGTGACCCACGGCTTCGTCGAGGGCGCGGGCATGCTGCACTTCAAGCATCGCGCCTCGATGGACGACGAGGAGCTCTTCGCCAAGGGCTACAACCGCGTCTACGACACGCTCGAGCTCGAGCAGAACCTCGACGACGCCGAGAAGATCGTGAACGCCGTGCTCGAGGGGCTGCCCGAGGGCGTCACCCTGTCGAGTCATCTCGTCACGGCGGCCCTGGGGCGCTACCTCGGCGCACACAGCGAGGGGCGCGCCGTCCTGAAGAGCGCGGTCGCGCACGACGTGCCGGTCTTCATCCCGGCCTTCACGGACTCCGAGCTCGGCCTCGACGTCGCGGTCTACAACCGGCGCCGTGAGCTGCAGGGCCGCCCGCGCCGCCCCTTCGACCCGTTCCTCGACCTCGAGGCCTACACGGATCGGGTCCGGCGGGCGGAGCGCATCGGCATCTTCACGATCGGCGGCGGCGTGCCGCGCAACTGGGCCCAGCAGGTCGGGCCCTATCTCGAGATCTCCGAGAAGCGGCTCGGCCTCGAGGAGCCCGTGCGCCGCTTCCAGTACGGCGTGCGGATCTGCCCGGAGCCGGCGCACTGGGGAGGGCTCTCGGGCTGCACCTACTCGGAGGGCGTCTCCTGGGGCAAGTTCGTGCCCGAGAACGAGGGCGGGCGCTTCGCCGAGGTGCTCGCCGACGCCACCATCGCCTGGCCGCTCGTGGTGCGGGCGGTGATGGAGCGCATCGACCGCGAGCGCGCGTAG